A window from Corynebacterium singulare encodes these proteins:
- the tyrS gene encoding tyrosine--tRNA ligase, producing the protein MNIIDELQWRGLINQSTDLDALREACEEPITLYCGFDPTGDSLHAGHLVPMIMLRRFQEAGHHPIALAGGATGQIGDPRDVGERSMLSQETINDNLVAIKKQLRQFINFDGDNAATMVNNADWISQMSVIDFLRDVGKNFSLNTMLDRDTVKRRLESDGISYTEFSYMLLQANDYVHLHNEHDCVLQIGGGDQWGNIVSGVDLNRRVNGAKVHGLTVPLVTDAQGQKFGKSTGGGKLWLDPEKTSPYAWYQYFLNAGDSVVIDYLRWFTFLTQEEIADYEQKVADEPFRREAQRRLAQEMTTLVHGEKATKSVELAAQALFGKAELADLDEGTLAGALSETEVAEIAADEPRTIIDLLVASGLADSKGAARRTVKEGGAYVNNQRIESDDWEPAEEDLLHGVWLVLRRGKKNFAGAKLS; encoded by the coding sequence CGAGGCCTGTGAGGAGCCCATCACTCTGTACTGTGGTTTCGACCCGACTGGAGATTCTCTCCATGCTGGTCACCTCGTTCCGATGATTATGCTTCGTCGTTTCCAGGAAGCAGGACACCACCCAATTGCCTTGGCCGGTGGCGCCACTGGCCAGATTGGTGATCCGCGCGATGTGGGGGAGCGTTCCATGCTCTCCCAGGAGACCATCAATGACAACTTGGTGGCGATCAAGAAGCAGTTGCGTCAGTTCATTAACTTTGACGGCGACAATGCTGCCACCATGGTGAACAATGCTGACTGGATTTCTCAGATGTCTGTCATCGATTTCCTGCGTGATGTAGGCAAGAACTTTTCCCTTAACACCATGCTGGATCGCGATACCGTGAAGCGCCGCTTGGAATCGGATGGCATTTCCTACACCGAGTTTTCCTACATGCTTCTTCAGGCCAATGACTATGTACACCTTCACAATGAGCATGATTGCGTACTCCAAATCGGCGGTGGCGATCAGTGGGGCAACATCGTTTCCGGTGTAGACCTCAACCGCCGCGTCAATGGGGCTAAAGTCCATGGCCTGACTGTTCCGCTCGTCACGGATGCGCAGGGGCAAAAGTTTGGTAAGTCCACCGGTGGCGGCAAGCTGTGGCTGGATCCGGAGAAGACGTCTCCTTACGCCTGGTACCAGTACTTCCTGAATGCCGGGGACTCCGTCGTTATTGACTACCTTCGTTGGTTTACCTTCCTGACTCAGGAAGAAATCGCTGATTACGAGCAGAAGGTGGCTGACGAGCCTTTCCGTCGCGAGGCACAGCGACGCCTGGCTCAGGAAATGACCACACTGGTCCACGGCGAGAAGGCCACGAAGTCTGTAGAGCTTGCCGCCCAAGCTCTGTTCGGAAAGGCAGAGCTTGCAGATTTGGATGAAGGCACTCTGGCAGGAGCGCTTTCTGAAACTGAGGTAGCGGAGATCGCAGCCGACGAGCCGCGCACCATTATCGATCTTTTAGTGGCCTCCGGCCTTGCGGACTCTAAGGGTGCTGCGCGTCGTACCGTTAAGGAGGGCGGCGCGTACGTCAATAACCAGCGCATCGAGTCTGATGATTGGGAGCCGGCGGAAGAGGATCTTCTTCACGGTGTGTGGCTCGTGCTGCGTCGCGGCAAGAAGAACTTTGCCGGTGCGAAGCTGAGCTAG